One window from the genome of Dermacentor silvarum isolate Dsil-2018 chromosome 7, BIME_Dsil_1.4, whole genome shotgun sequence encodes:
- the LOC119457653 gene encoding uncharacterized protein LOC119457653 isoform X2: MVVREVPVMHPTRQELELAERASIIKKVDEPTEWVPDCSDIMKLQHIFPALLLCLSVAQATMPPFTWLPRLFTPPSLTNVLTGLLPFPLALPLALVGPMPFALPLIVGLKGAGLLGLGVATGGAAGAGMAGLGAIGLKAALVNSAALKIAGLGAMTAKAKIVSAAAKAAAEAGVKAIAHQAKSKIAAPPAVAHVAPVAPVAPVVAAPTVRVVPQVTVKIIKKPPVITARPVAVHPWRFTEALPTGWDHFMTYGHPYFGYGFTRSAIELRREAPSTNAALDPAVGMNPQVLKSIFEYVASYDAERCVLRVVCEVAAQPSLAGPQGKNVAEFMTSLSKDDSGAPWIPYRDAAVTGQVSANRKQCQERYPTCSQSTEALVELARTRIAQASESVIGAATRV, encoded by the exons GTCCCCGACTGCAGTGACATCATGAAGCTGCAGCATATATTTCCCGCGCTGCTGTTGTGCCTGTCCGTGGCACAGGCAACGATGCCGCCTTTCACATGGCTGCCTAGGCTGTTCACTCCTCCGTCGCTGACCAACGTGCTGACCGGCCTGCTGCCATTCCCACTGGCGCTGCCCCTGGCCCTTGTGGGGCCCATGCCCTTTGCCCTGCCCCTCATCGTCGGTCTTAAGGGTGCCGGCCTGCTGGGATTGGGCGTCGCTACCGGAGGAGCCGCCGGCGCCGGCATGGCCGGACTCGGTGCCATTGGTCTCAAG GCTGCCCTGGTCAATTCGGCCGCGCTCAAGATCGCCGGATTAGGCGCCATGACGGCAAAGGCCAAGATCGTCTCTGCTGCTGCCAAGGCCGCGGCCGAAGCCGGAGTCAAGGCGATTGCGCACCAGGCCAAGTCGAAGATCGCAGCGCCGCCCGCCGTGGCGCACGTGGCTCCCGTTGCTCCCGTGGCTCCTGTCGTAGCAGCACCAACCGTGCGTGTGGTCCCTCAAG TCACAGTCAAGATTATCAAGAAGCCGCCAGTCATCACTGCCCGCCCCGTTGCGGTTCACCCGTGGAGGTTCACCGAAGCTCTGCCCACTGGATGGGACCACTTCATGACCTACGGACACCCGTACTTCGGATACGGCTTCACCAGGAGTGCTATTGAACTGCGCag GGAGGCCCCCTCGACCAACGCTGCCCTGGATCCGGCAGTCGGAATGAACCCGCAGGTGCTCAAAAGCATCTTCGAGTACGTGGCCAGCTACGACGCCGAGCGTTGCGTCCTGCGGGTCGTCTGCGAGGTGGCTGCCCAGCCTAGCCTGGCCGGACCCCAGGGCAAGAATGTGGCGGAGTTCATGAC GTCACTGTCGAAAGACGACTCTGGCGCCCCCTGGATTCCGTACCGCGACGCCGCTGTTACCGGACAGGTGTCGGCTAACCGCAAACAGTGCCAGGAGCGCTACCCGACGTGCTCCCAGTCCACCGAGGCACTTGTGGAATTGGCACGAACCCGGATCGCCCAGGCTTCGGAGTCCGTGATCGGGGCCGCAACCAGGGTTTAA
- the LOC119457653 gene encoding uncharacterized protein LOC119457653 isoform X4 yields MPSTSIATSPSQQVPDCSDIMKLQHIFPALLLCLSVAQATMPPFTWLPRLFTPPSLTNVLTGLLPFPLALPLALVGPMPFALPLIVGLKGAGLLGLGVATGGAAGAGMAGLGAIGLKAALVNSAALKIAGLGAMTAKAKIVSAAAKAAAEAGVKAIAHQAKSKIAAPPAVAHVAPVAPVAPVVAAPTVRVVPQVTVKIIKKPPVITARPVAVHPWRFTEALPTGWDHFMTYGHPYFGYGFTRSAIELRRRREAPSTNAALDPAVGMNPQVLKSIFEYVASYDAERCVLRVVCEVAAQPSLAGPQGKNVAEFMTSLSKDDSGAPWIPYRDAAVTGQVSANRKQCQERYPTCSQSTEALVELARTRIAQASESVIGAATRV; encoded by the exons GTCCCCGACTGCAGTGACATCATGAAGCTGCAGCATATATTTCCCGCGCTGCTGTTGTGCCTGTCCGTGGCACAGGCAACGATGCCGCCTTTCACATGGCTGCCTAGGCTGTTCACTCCTCCGTCGCTGACCAACGTGCTGACCGGCCTGCTGCCATTCCCACTGGCGCTGCCCCTGGCCCTTGTGGGGCCCATGCCCTTTGCCCTGCCCCTCATCGTCGGTCTTAAGGGTGCCGGCCTGCTGGGATTGGGCGTCGCTACCGGAGGAGCCGCCGGCGCCGGCATGGCCGGACTCGGTGCCATTGGTCTCAAG GCTGCCCTGGTCAATTCGGCCGCGCTCAAGATCGCCGGATTAGGCGCCATGACGGCAAAGGCCAAGATCGTCTCTGCTGCTGCCAAGGCCGCGGCCGAAGCCGGAGTCAAGGCGATTGCGCACCAGGCCAAGTCGAAGATCGCAGCGCCGCCCGCCGTGGCGCACGTGGCTCCCGTTGCTCCCGTGGCTCCTGTCGTAGCAGCACCAACCGTGCGTGTGGTCCCTCAAG TCACAGTCAAGATTATCAAGAAGCCGCCAGTCATCACTGCCCGCCCCGTTGCGGTTCACCCGTGGAGGTTCACCGAAGCTCTGCCCACTGGATGGGACCACTTCATGACCTACGGACACCCGTACTTCGGATACGGCTTCACCAGGAGTGCTATTGAACTGCGCag GCGCAGGGAGGCCCCCTCGACCAACGCTGCCCTGGATCCGGCAGTCGGAATGAACCCGCAGGTGCTCAAAAGCATCTTCGAGTACGTGGCCAGCTACGACGCCGAGCGTTGCGTCCTGCGGGTCGTCTGCGAGGTGGCTGCCCAGCCTAGCCTGGCCGGACCCCAGGGCAAGAATGTGGCGGAGTTCATGAC GTCACTGTCGAAAGACGACTCTGGCGCCCCCTGGATTCCGTACCGCGACGCCGCTGTTACCGGACAGGTGTCGGCTAACCGCAAACAGTGCCAGGAGCGCTACCCGACGTGCTCCCAGTCCACCGAGGCACTTGTGGAATTGGCACGAACCCGGATCGCCCAGGCTTCGGAGTCCGTGATCGGGGCCGCAACCAGGGTTTAA
- the LOC119457653 gene encoding uncharacterized protein LOC119457653 isoform X1, which produces MVVREVPVMHPTRQELELAERASIIKKVDEPTEWVPDCSDIMKLQHIFPALLLCLSVAQATMPPFTWLPRLFTPPSLTNVLTGLLPFPLALPLALVGPMPFALPLIVGLKGAGLLGLGVATGGAAGAGMAGLGAIGLKAALVNSAALKIAGLGAMTAKAKIVSAAAKAAAEAGVKAIAHQAKSKIAAPPAVAHVAPVAPVAPVVAAPTVRVVPQVTVKIIKKPPVITARPVAVHPWRFTEALPTGWDHFMTYGHPYFGYGFTRSAIELRRRREAPSTNAALDPAVGMNPQVLKSIFEYVASYDAERCVLRVVCEVAAQPSLAGPQGKNVAEFMTSLSKDDSGAPWIPYRDAAVTGQVSANRKQCQERYPTCSQSTEALVELARTRIAQASESVIGAATRV; this is translated from the exons GTCCCCGACTGCAGTGACATCATGAAGCTGCAGCATATATTTCCCGCGCTGCTGTTGTGCCTGTCCGTGGCACAGGCAACGATGCCGCCTTTCACATGGCTGCCTAGGCTGTTCACTCCTCCGTCGCTGACCAACGTGCTGACCGGCCTGCTGCCATTCCCACTGGCGCTGCCCCTGGCCCTTGTGGGGCCCATGCCCTTTGCCCTGCCCCTCATCGTCGGTCTTAAGGGTGCCGGCCTGCTGGGATTGGGCGTCGCTACCGGAGGAGCCGCCGGCGCCGGCATGGCCGGACTCGGTGCCATTGGTCTCAAG GCTGCCCTGGTCAATTCGGCCGCGCTCAAGATCGCCGGATTAGGCGCCATGACGGCAAAGGCCAAGATCGTCTCTGCTGCTGCCAAGGCCGCGGCCGAAGCCGGAGTCAAGGCGATTGCGCACCAGGCCAAGTCGAAGATCGCAGCGCCGCCCGCCGTGGCGCACGTGGCTCCCGTTGCTCCCGTGGCTCCTGTCGTAGCAGCACCAACCGTGCGTGTGGTCCCTCAAG TCACAGTCAAGATTATCAAGAAGCCGCCAGTCATCACTGCCCGCCCCGTTGCGGTTCACCCGTGGAGGTTCACCGAAGCTCTGCCCACTGGATGGGACCACTTCATGACCTACGGACACCCGTACTTCGGATACGGCTTCACCAGGAGTGCTATTGAACTGCGCag GCGCAGGGAGGCCCCCTCGACCAACGCTGCCCTGGATCCGGCAGTCGGAATGAACCCGCAGGTGCTCAAAAGCATCTTCGAGTACGTGGCCAGCTACGACGCCGAGCGTTGCGTCCTGCGGGTCGTCTGCGAGGTGGCTGCCCAGCCTAGCCTGGCCGGACCCCAGGGCAAGAATGTGGCGGAGTTCATGAC GTCACTGTCGAAAGACGACTCTGGCGCCCCCTGGATTCCGTACCGCGACGCCGCTGTTACCGGACAGGTGTCGGCTAACCGCAAACAGTGCCAGGAGCGCTACCCGACGTGCTCCCAGTCCACCGAGGCACTTGTGGAATTGGCACGAACCCGGATCGCCCAGGCTTCGGAGTCCGTGATCGGGGCCGCAACCAGGGTTTAA
- the LOC119457652 gene encoding uncharacterized protein LOC119457652 isoform X2: protein MTGIRTKGRDALINSSALKIAGLGAMTAEAKNASAAAKDVAEAGVKAVVHQAKSKIAAPPAVAHVAPVAPGVAEPTEPVVPAVTKVKIVKTPPAITARPVPAHPWAMTESLPAGWDDFMKYKHPIFGYGFTRSAIELRKHPPLTNAALDPAVGMNPQVLKSISEYVTIYDVERCVLRVVCEVAALPSLAGPQGKNVAEFMTSLSKDDSVTPWIPYRDAAVTGQVSANRKECQERYPTCSQSTEALVEMARTRIAQSSESVTGAATRVQTVDN, encoded by the exons ATGACGGGCATCCGGACGAAGGGACGC GATGCCCTGATCAACTCGTCTGCTCTGAAGATCGCCGGCTTGGGCGCCATGACTGCCGAGGCTAAGAATGCTTCTGCTGCTGCCAAGGACGTGGCCGAAGCCGGAGTCAAAGCTGTTGTCCATCAGGCCAAGTCGAAGATCGCAGCTCCACCCGCCGTAGCGCACGTGGCTCCCGTTGCGCCTGGCGTTGCAGAACCAACCGAGCCCGTGGTCCCTGCCG TTACAAAGGTGAAGATTGTTAAGACGCCGCCAGCCATCACTGCCCGCCCCGTTCCGGCTCACCCATGGGCGATGACCGAATCCCTGCCCGCTGGTTGGGATGACTTCATGAAGTACAAACACCCAATCTTCGGATACGGATTCACCAGGAGCGCCATCGAGCTGCGCAA GCATCCCCCCTTGACCAACGCTGCTCTGGATCCGGCAGTTGGAATGAACCCGCAGGTGTTGAAAAGCATCTCCGAGTACGTGACCATCTACGACGTCGAGCGTTGCGTCCTGCGAGTCGTCTGCGAGGTGGCTGCCCTGCCTAGCCTGGCCGGGCCCCAGGGCAAGAATGTGGCAGAATTCATGAC ATCGCTGTCTAAGGACGACTCTGTCACCCCCTGGATTCCGTACCGCGACGCTGCTGTCACCGGACAGGTGTCCGCTAACCGTAAAGAGTGCCAGGAGCGCTACCCGACGTGCTCCCAGTCCACCGAGGCACTCGTCGAAATGGCACGAACAAGGATCGCCCAGTCTTCCGAGTCTGTGACCGGGGCCGCAACGAGGGTGCAAACAGTCGACAACTAG
- the LOC119457652 gene encoding uncharacterized protein LOC119457652 isoform X1 produces MTGIRTKGRVSISTLRTSLGLSIPLDVRSSHPKDALINSSALKIAGLGAMTAEAKNASAAAKDVAEAGVKAVVHQAKSKIAAPPAVAHVAPVAPGVAEPTEPVVPAVTKVKIVKTPPAITARPVPAHPWAMTESLPAGWDDFMKYKHPIFGYGFTRSAIELRKHPPLTNAALDPAVGMNPQVLKSISEYVTIYDVERCVLRVVCEVAALPSLAGPQGKNVAEFMTSLSKDDSVTPWIPYRDAAVTGQVSANRKECQERYPTCSQSTEALVEMARTRIAQSSESVTGAATRVQTVDN; encoded by the exons ATGACGGGCATCCGGACGAAGGGACGCGTAAGCATTTCTACGTTACGAACGAGTCTTGGCTTGTCAATACCACTCGATGTCCGTTCTTCGCACCCAAAGGATGCCCTGATCAACTCGTCTGCTCTGAAGATCGCCGGCTTGGGCGCCATGACTGCCGAGGCTAAGAATGCTTCTGCTGCTGCCAAGGACGTGGCCGAAGCCGGAGTCAAAGCTGTTGTCCATCAGGCCAAGTCGAAGATCGCAGCTCCACCCGCCGTAGCGCACGTGGCTCCCGTTGCGCCTGGCGTTGCAGAACCAACCGAGCCCGTGGTCCCTGCCG TTACAAAGGTGAAGATTGTTAAGACGCCGCCAGCCATCACTGCCCGCCCCGTTCCGGCTCACCCATGGGCGATGACCGAATCCCTGCCCGCTGGTTGGGATGACTTCATGAAGTACAAACACCCAATCTTCGGATACGGATTCACCAGGAGCGCCATCGAGCTGCGCAA GCATCCCCCCTTGACCAACGCTGCTCTGGATCCGGCAGTTGGAATGAACCCGCAGGTGTTGAAAAGCATCTCCGAGTACGTGACCATCTACGACGTCGAGCGTTGCGTCCTGCGAGTCGTCTGCGAGGTGGCTGCCCTGCCTAGCCTGGCCGGGCCCCAGGGCAAGAATGTGGCAGAATTCATGAC ATCGCTGTCTAAGGACGACTCTGTCACCCCCTGGATTCCGTACCGCGACGCTGCTGTCACCGGACAGGTGTCCGCTAACCGTAAAGAGTGCCAGGAGCGCTACCCGACGTGCTCCCAGTCCACCGAGGCACTCGTCGAAATGGCACGAACAAGGATCGCCCAGTCTTCCGAGTCTGTGACCGGGGCCGCAACGAGGGTGCAAACAGTCGACAACTAG
- the LOC119457656 gene encoding uncharacterized protein LOC119457656 isoform X1 produces the protein MDDGRSPGELLQGRHLRTALPRYHEDPGVPVAKYHQSSKGKLLPPLKEGSSVRIRNGDWSRAATVSKKEAPRSYMVKTEDQWMLRRNKQHLVHTPGNVDLSPQEQPHGARHSVMDPHDCNS, from the exons ATGG ATGATGGCCGCTCTCCGGGCGAACTGCTGCAAGGCCGGCACCTTCGCACTGCCCTGCCCAGGTACCACGAGGATCCAGGTGTCCCAGTAGCAAAGTATCACCAGTCTTCGAAGGGCAAGCTACTGCCACCGCTCAAAGAGGGAAGCTCGGTTCGCATTCGAAATGGAGACTGGTCACGCGCAGCGACAGTAAGCAAGAAAGAAGCTCCAAGGTCGTACATGGTGAAGACCGAGGACCAGTGGATGCTCAGGCGAAACAAGCAACACCTGGTACACACACCAGGAAACGTTGACCTCAGCCCTCAGGAACAGCCACATGGAGCCAGGCACAGCGTGATGGATCCCCACGACTGTAATTCATGA
- the LOC119457656 gene encoding uncharacterized protein LOC119457656 isoform X2 gives MGVTGVQRVRAWQDMVLAGMLSRAPLSSQASSAPTDVDFHAVQVVSSIVTTPIKMMAALRANCCKAGTFALPCPGTTRIQVSQ, from the exons ATGGGAGTGACTGGCGTCCAGCGAG TTCGTGCCTGGCAAGACATGGTTCTGGCGGGCATGTTGTCTCGTGCACCTTTGTCATCACAGGCGTCCAGTGCACCGACAGACGTCGACTTCCATGCGGTACAGGTCGTCTCCAGTATCGTAACCACGCCAATTAAG ATGATGGCCGCTCTCCGGGCGAACTGCTGCAAGGCCGGCACCTTCGCACTGCCCTGCCCAGGTACCACGAGGATCCAGGTGTCCCAGTAG